From Caretta caretta isolate rCarCar2 chromosome 3, rCarCar1.hap1, whole genome shotgun sequence, a single genomic window includes:
- the ZNF395 gene encoding zinc finger protein 395 codes for MASVLSRRLGKRSLLGARVSTPSSLADRMLGTAQIPTLQAELSRVSSHLASYEGGRCTEQAEESSTNPSFPNLNRLQLHPGQRVYVTYNGQECTGLVEQHSQLSDEVKVLLLEQGLHTCWKTEDVRLAQMQRSPPPTLPMDHSPATAMDHSPANGSVQRSVSRNIDVPKRKSDAAVEMDEMMAAMVLTSLSCSPVVQSPPSRESSMPASQAACDAWKESGDVSDSGSSTTSGHWSGGSDISTPSPPHPEASPKYSSEALSSPQADDGFETDSDPFLLDEPAPRKRKNSVKVMYKCLWPNCGKVLRSIVGIKRHIKTQHLGDGADSDQRRREEDFYYTEVQVKEEAAPESATSPTFGSSPIVIQQALAKPEALALDQATLESHLPNSALSQSAPSSFWHIQADHAYQALPSIQIPVSPHIFTSISWAAATSTIPSLSPVRSRSLSFSEHQQPTSMLKSHLIVASPPKAPSGTRKVRGEAKKCRKVYGIEHRDQWCTACRWKKACQRFLD; via the exons ATGGCGAGCGTGCTGTCCAGGCGCCTGGGGAAGCGCTCCCTGCTGGGCGCCCGTGTTTCCACGCCCAGCTCCTTGGCAGACAGGATGCTGGGGACGGCCCAGATCCCCACGTTgcaggcagagctcagcagagtgtCTTCCCACCTGGCTTCGTATGAGGGTGGTCGGTGCACGGAGCAGGCAGAGGAGAGCAGCACGAATCCCAGCTTCCCAAACCTGAACCGCTTACAGCTCCACCCAGGACAAAGA GTTTACGTCACCTATAACGGGCAGGAGTGCACTGGCCTGGTAGAGCAACACAGTCAGCTGAGTGATGAGGTGAAGGTGCTGCTCCTTGAGCAGGGACTGCACACCTGCTGGAAGACAGAGGATGTGAGACTGGCTCAGATGCAAAGATCGCCGCCCCCTACCCTTCCGATGGACCATAGTCCTGCCACTGCGATGGACCATAGTCCTGCCAATGGATCAGTTCAGAGATCGGTTTCTAGGAATATCGATGTACCTAAAAG GAAGTCCGATGCTGCTGTGGAAATGGACGAGATGATGGCAGCTATGGTGCTGACTAGCTTGTCCTGCAGCCCTGTGGTGCAGAGCCCGCCCAGCCGTGAAAGCAGCATGCCGG CGTCCCAGGCAGCCTGCGACGCCTGGAAGGAGAGCGGCGACGTTTCAGACAGTGGCAGCAGCACCACCAGTGGTCACTGGAGTGGCGGAAGCGACATCTCCACCCCGTCACCCCCGCATCCCGAAGCCAGCCCCAAGTACTCGAGTGAGGCCTTGAGCTCCCCGCAGGCCGACGATGGCTTTGAGACAGACTCGGATCCCTTTCTTCTCGATGAGCCTGCCCCAAGAAAGAGAAAG AACTCGGTGAAGGTGATGTACAAGTGCCTGTGGCCAAACTGTGGTAAAGTACTGCGATCCATTGTCGGTATCAAGCGTCACATCAAGACCCAGCACCTTGG AGATGGCGCAGACTCTGACCAGCGGAGGAGGGAGGAAGACTTCTACTACACCGAAGTGCAGGTGAAAGAAGAAGCTGCTCCAGAGTCTGCCACCAGCCCCACCTTTGGGTCCTCACCCATTGTCATCCAGCAGGCCCTAGCCAAGCCAGAGGCTTTGGCTTTGGACCAGGCAACCTTGGAGTCTCACCTCCCAAACAGTGCCCTCAGTCAGtctgcccccagctccttctGGCACATCCAGGCAGATCATGCCTATCAG GCCTTACCGTCAATTCAGATTCCGGTGTCACCACACATATTCACCAGCATCAGCTGGGCTGCTGCCACCTCCAccatcccttctctctccccg GTTCGAAGCAGATCACTGAGCTTCAGTGAACACCAACAGCCGACATCAATGCTGAAGTCACACCTGATCGTCGCGTCTCCTCCCAAGGCTCCCAGTGGCACCAG